A single genomic interval of Streptomyces sp. 1222.5 harbors:
- a CDS encoding lectin, whose amino-acid sequence MARTLPAAASLAVLTLSAGLFAAAPAQAATGAITGLSGKCLDVAGASSADGTPVQLYDCNGTGAQQWTVGSDGTLRALGKCLDVTGNSTADGAKAQLWSCTGGPNQKWTVTAAHDIVNPQADKCLDVTGNSSANGTRVQIWSCGGGANQKWNAPAAGGGTTPSAPMAVAPYLYNGWGSPPSPTTITQATGVKWFTLAFVLSNGYCNPQWDGSRPLTGGIDQQTVTTVRANGGDVIPSFGGYSGNKLESSCSSAGELAAAYQKVVNAYGLKAIDIDLEADAYGNPTVQQRTVDALKTVKADNPGLKVYITIGTGQSGPDTSLINRAASSGLTVDAWAIMPFDFGGAGQNMGNLTTQAAEGLKSALKNAYHYSDDQAYRDMGISSMNGITDNNETVTVNDFRTILSYAQAHHLARLTFWSANRDRPCTGGPADSCSGVSQSAWDYTRVFAGYTG is encoded by the coding sequence ATGGCCAGAACTCTCCCGGCGGCGGCATCGCTCGCCGTCCTGACCCTCTCGGCGGGGCTGTTCGCCGCCGCTCCCGCCCAGGCCGCCACCGGTGCCATCACCGGCCTGTCGGGCAAATGCCTGGACGTCGCGGGCGCGAGCTCCGCCGACGGCACGCCCGTCCAGCTCTACGACTGCAACGGCACCGGCGCCCAGCAGTGGACCGTCGGCAGCGACGGAACCCTCCGCGCCCTCGGCAAGTGCCTCGACGTCACCGGCAATTCGACCGCCGACGGCGCCAAGGCGCAGCTGTGGTCCTGTACCGGCGGCCCGAACCAGAAGTGGACCGTCACCGCCGCCCACGACATCGTCAACCCGCAGGCGGACAAGTGCCTGGACGTCACCGGCAACAGCTCCGCGAACGGCACCCGCGTCCAGATCTGGAGCTGCGGCGGCGGCGCCAACCAGAAGTGGAACGCTCCCGCGGCGGGCGGCGGCACCACCCCGTCCGCGCCGATGGCCGTCGCACCGTACCTGTACAACGGCTGGGGCAGCCCGCCCAGCCCCACGACCATCACCCAGGCCACGGGCGTGAAGTGGTTCACGCTCGCCTTCGTGCTCAGCAACGGCTACTGCAACCCGCAGTGGGACGGCAGCCGCCCGCTGACCGGCGGAATCGACCAGCAGACGGTCACCACGGTGCGGGCCAACGGCGGTGACGTCATCCCGTCCTTCGGCGGATACAGCGGCAACAAGCTGGAGAGCTCCTGCTCCAGCGCGGGCGAACTCGCCGCCGCCTACCAGAAGGTCGTCAACGCGTACGGCCTGAAGGCCATCGACATCGACCTCGAGGCCGACGCCTACGGCAACCCCACCGTGCAGCAGCGGACCGTGGACGCGCTGAAGACCGTGAAGGCCGACAACCCCGGTCTGAAGGTGTACATCACCATCGGCACCGGGCAGAGCGGCCCCGACACCAGCCTCATCAACCGGGCCGCCTCCTCCGGGCTGACCGTCGACGCCTGGGCCATCATGCCGTTCGACTTCGGCGGCGCCGGACAGAACATGGGCAACCTCACCACGCAGGCCGCCGAAGGCCTGAAGAGCGCGCTGAAGAACGCCTACCACTACAGCGACGACCAGGCCTACCGGGACATGGGCATCTCGTCCATGAACGGCATCACCGACAACAACGAGACCGTCACGGTGAACGACTTCCGGACCATCCTGTCCTACGCGCAGGCACACCACCTGGCCCGGCTCACCTTCTGGTCCGCCAACCGCGACCGCCCCTGCACCGGCGGCCCCGCCGACAGCTGCTCCGGCGTCTCCCAGTCCGCCTGGGACTACACCCGCGTCTTCGCCGGCTACACCGGCTGA
- a CDS encoding ABC transporter ATP-binding protein → METTAWTQLHSVMNAQADRRPLARATLRRIAAFARPHRAGIVRFVLLGVVTALLAVATPVLAGHVVDAIVAGHDSGTIVRLSLLIAVVALAEAGLGILGRRLSATLGEGLILDLRTAVFDHVQRMPVAFFTRTRTGALVSRLNNDVIGAQRAFANTLSGVVSNLVTLVLTLAVMLTLSWQITLLALVLLPVFVLPARRMGSRMARMQREAAALNAAMGTRMTERFSAPGATLVKLFGRPEEESAEFAARAARVRDIGVRTATAQSVFITSLTLVSALALALVYGLGGWFALRGTLEAGAVVSLALLLTRLYAPLTALAGARVEVMSALVSFERVFEVLDLKPLIEEKPDAREVPAGPVAVEFDDVRFSYPAADQVSLASLEEVATLDNRGGSEVLHGISFRAEPGHTVALVGSSGAGKSTIAQLLPRLYDVDAGAVRIGGVDVRDVSAASLRATLGMVTQDGHLFHDTVRANLLLARPGATDGELWDALGRARLAEVVRSLPDGLDTVVGERGYRLSGGERQRMTIARLLLARQRVVILDEATAHLDNTSEAAVQEALAEALEGRTAVVIAHRLSTVRSADRILVVEAGRIVEQGTHEELLAADGRYAELHRTQFTERAPEGPAVTEVPVV, encoded by the coding sequence ATGGAGACCACCGCATGGACGCAGCTGCACAGCGTGATGAACGCGCAGGCGGACCGCCGTCCCCTCGCCCGCGCCACCCTGCGCCGCATCGCCGCCTTCGCCCGCCCGCACCGCGCCGGCATCGTCCGGTTCGTCCTGCTCGGGGTGGTGACCGCGCTGCTCGCCGTGGCCACGCCCGTACTCGCCGGCCATGTCGTCGACGCGATCGTGGCGGGGCACGACTCCGGCACGATCGTCCGGCTGTCCCTGCTCATCGCGGTCGTCGCCCTTGCCGAGGCCGGGCTCGGCATCCTCGGTCGGCGCCTGTCGGCGACGCTCGGGGAGGGGCTCATCCTCGACCTCCGAACGGCTGTGTTCGATCATGTGCAGCGCATGCCCGTCGCGTTCTTCACACGTACGCGTACGGGAGCGCTGGTCAGTCGTCTCAACAACGACGTGATCGGCGCCCAGCGGGCCTTCGCCAACACCCTCTCGGGTGTCGTCAGCAACCTCGTCACCCTGGTGCTCACCCTCGCCGTGATGCTCACCCTGTCCTGGCAGATCACCCTGCTCGCGCTGGTCCTGCTGCCGGTGTTCGTGCTGCCCGCCCGGCGCATGGGCAGTCGGATGGCCCGGATGCAGCGGGAGGCCGCCGCGCTCAACGCGGCCATGGGCACCCGTATGACCGAGCGGTTCTCCGCCCCCGGCGCCACGCTGGTCAAGCTGTTCGGGCGGCCGGAGGAGGAGTCGGCGGAGTTCGCCGCCCGGGCCGCCCGGGTGCGGGACATCGGCGTGCGCACCGCGACCGCCCAGTCGGTCTTCATCACCTCCCTCACCCTGGTGTCCGCGCTGGCCCTCGCCCTCGTCTACGGCCTCGGCGGCTGGTTCGCGCTGCGCGGCACCCTGGAGGCGGGCGCGGTGGTGTCCCTCGCCCTGCTGCTGACCCGGCTCTACGCCCCGCTGACCGCGCTCGCCGGGGCCCGGGTCGAGGTGATGAGCGCCCTCGTCAGCTTCGAGCGGGTCTTCGAGGTGCTGGACCTGAAGCCGCTCATCGAGGAGAAGCCGGACGCCCGCGAGGTCCCGGCCGGCCCGGTCGCCGTCGAGTTCGACGACGTCCGCTTCTCCTACCCGGCCGCCGACCAGGTCTCCCTCGCCTCCCTGGAAGAGGTCGCCACCCTCGACAACCGAGGCGGCTCCGAGGTCCTGCACGGCATCTCCTTCCGCGCCGAACCCGGTCACACCGTCGCCCTGGTCGGCTCCTCCGGCGCCGGGAAGTCCACCATCGCCCAGCTCCTGCCGCGCCTGTACGACGTCGACGCGGGCGCCGTCCGCATCGGCGGGGTGGACGTGCGTGACGTGTCCGCCGCGTCCCTGCGGGCCACCCTCGGCATGGTCACCCAGGACGGCCACCTCTTCCACGACACCGTCCGCGCCAACCTGCTGCTGGCCCGCCCGGGCGCCACGGACGGGGAGCTGTGGGACGCGCTGGGCCGCGCCCGCCTCGCCGAGGTCGTACGGTCCCTGCCCGACGGCCTGGACACCGTCGTCGGCGAGCGCGGCTACCGGCTCTCGGGCGGCGAGCGCCAGCGCATGACCATCGCCCGGCTGCTGCTGGCCCGCCAGCGCGTGGTCATCCTCGACGAGGCCACCGCCCACCTGGACAACACCTCCGAGGCGGCCGTCCAGGAAGCGCTCGCCGAGGCCCTGGAGGGCCGCACCGCCGTGGTGATCGCCCACCGCCTCTCAACGGTCCGGTCCGCCGACCGCATCCTGGTCGTGGAGGCCGGACGGATCGTCGAACAGGGCACGCACGAGGAGCTGCTGGCGGCGGACGGCCGCTACGCGGAGCTGCACCGCACCCAGTTCACGGAACGGGCCCCGGAGGGACCGGCGGTGACGGAGGTGCCGGTGGTGTGA
- a CDS encoding lysylphosphatidylglycerol synthase transmembrane domain-containing protein, giving the protein MRQVLCLVPLVLVAVAAVRHRSVLAEGFGQLRAASWPWLLAAAGTTCLTWVAAAFTRQGAVVQPLPKGRLLATQFAAGAANHLLPTGLGAGAVNLRFMTVCGVPLARSSAALALYLMAECVGRLGLLAALLIAFPGALRLGTLLPDGSLLPLLLGVAGLLAAAAAVVLLVRRLRTRLVAFAREALGEARSVHTRPARALALWGGSLAFPALQAAGLAAVGQALRLPVPPAHMALAYLAATVAVALVPTPGGLGSVEAAMIVALVAVGGPAAIATAVVLAYRIITVWVPLVPGALTLGALVRLKVI; this is encoded by the coding sequence GTGCGCCAGGTGCTGTGCCTGGTCCCGCTCGTGCTCGTGGCCGTGGCGGCCGTACGGCACCGTTCGGTACTCGCCGAGGGCTTCGGTCAGCTGCGCGCCGCGTCCTGGCCGTGGCTGCTCGCCGCGGCCGGCACGACCTGCCTGACCTGGGTGGCCGCCGCGTTCACCCGGCAGGGCGCGGTGGTGCAGCCGCTGCCGAAGGGGCGGCTGCTGGCCACCCAGTTCGCGGCGGGCGCCGCCAACCATCTGCTGCCGACCGGGCTCGGGGCGGGCGCCGTGAACCTGCGGTTCATGACCGTGTGCGGGGTGCCGCTGGCCCGTTCCTCGGCCGCGCTCGCGCTGTACCTGATGGCCGAGTGCGTGGGCCGGCTCGGTCTGCTGGCCGCACTGCTGATCGCCTTCCCGGGTGCGCTGCGGCTCGGCACGCTGCTGCCCGACGGCTCGCTGCTCCCGCTGCTGCTGGGCGTCGCCGGCCTGCTGGCCGCGGCGGCGGCCGTCGTGCTGTTGGTACGACGGCTGCGCACACGGCTGGTCGCGTTCGCGCGAGAAGCCCTCGGCGAGGCGCGGTCGGTGCACACGCGTCCGGCGCGCGCCCTGGCCCTGTGGGGCGGCTCGCTGGCCTTCCCGGCGCTCCAGGCGGCCGGTCTCGCCGCGGTCGGCCAGGCACTGCGGCTGCCGGTGCCGCCCGCGCACATGGCGCTGGCCTATCTCGCGGCGACGGTCGCGGTCGCCCTGGTGCCCACGCCGGGCGGGCTGGGTTCGGTCGAGGCGGCGATGATCGTGGCGCTGGTCGCGGTCGGCGGCCCCGCCGCCATCGCCACGGCGGTGGTGCTGGCCTACCGGATCATCACGGTGTGGGTGCCGCTGGTGCCGGGGGCGCTGACCCTGGGCGCGCTGGTGCGGCTGAAGGTCATCTGA
- a CDS encoding crotonase/enoyl-CoA hydratase family protein, producing the protein MPVRIERREDVTTVVLSRPEARNAVDGPTAAALADAFRAFEEDDGARVAVLWGEGGTFCAGADLKAIGTERGNRVAEDGDGPMGPTRMRLSKPVIAAVAGHAVAGGLELALWCDLRVAEEDAVFGVYCRRWGVPLIDGGTVRLPRLIGTSRAMDMILTGRPVPAREAFEVGLANRLVPTGSARTEAEALAAELAGFPQACLRSDRRSVLEQEGLTEEAALHGELRHGTGVLAQSTEGAARFASGAGRHGSFTDV; encoded by the coding sequence ATGCCGGTCCGGATCGAGCGGCGGGAGGACGTCACCACGGTCGTCCTCTCCCGGCCCGAGGCTCGCAACGCGGTGGACGGCCCGACGGCCGCCGCACTCGCCGACGCCTTCCGTGCCTTCGAGGAGGACGACGGCGCTCGGGTGGCGGTGCTGTGGGGCGAGGGCGGCACGTTCTGCGCGGGTGCCGACCTGAAGGCGATCGGCACGGAGCGCGGCAACCGGGTCGCCGAGGACGGTGACGGGCCGATGGGCCCGACCCGGATGCGGCTGTCCAAACCGGTGATCGCCGCCGTCGCGGGGCACGCGGTCGCGGGCGGTCTGGAACTCGCCCTCTGGTGCGATCTGCGGGTCGCGGAGGAGGACGCGGTGTTCGGGGTGTACTGCCGCCGGTGGGGCGTTCCCCTGATCGACGGCGGTACGGTACGGCTGCCCCGGCTCATCGGCACCAGCCGGGCGATGGACATGATCCTCACCGGCCGACCGGTGCCGGCCCGCGAGGCCTTCGAGGTGGGGCTCGCCAACCGGCTGGTGCCGACCGGAAGCGCCCGCACCGAGGCGGAGGCGCTCGCGGCGGAGCTCGCCGGCTTCCCGCAGGCCTGCCTGCGCAGTGACCGCAGGTCGGTCCTGGAGCAGGAGGGGCTGACGGAGGAGGCGGCCCTGCACGGCGAACTCCGGCACGGCACGGGCGTGCTGGCACAGAGCACGGAGGGCGCCGCCCGGTTCGCCTCGGGCGCGGGCCGCCACGGCTCGTTCACGGACGTGTGA
- a CDS encoding lasso peptide biosynthesis B2 protein, which translates to MNRLEVPGYVCESHAANGGAVLLDARSGRCFAMNPMARVLWQEWRHSRDFEAGVREMTRLFPEPDHERIRQDARRLAGVLISRGLLSATAPRESPASLPGAPVASPVEPGAASVAAVTGDLAPDRGTAWQHWTRAGRSRDDGPVSWRVAEARRDPAGERTSRAGAEVTMAVGRLSPPGTGRMAARSAFALGVLGFLLALLLIRLPFRTLLTVVWWTQRYGCRREATAEHGAKALASVRRAAALYPGRAACLETSLATLLTLALSGRRAVWCIGTAVDPCRFHAWIETEGVLIKAADDHGIEAFRRILSV; encoded by the coding sequence ATGAACCGGTTGGAGGTACCGGGCTACGTCTGCGAGAGTCACGCGGCGAACGGCGGGGCAGTGCTGCTGGACGCCCGCTCGGGCCGGTGCTTCGCCATGAATCCCATGGCGCGGGTCCTCTGGCAGGAGTGGCGACACAGCCGGGACTTCGAGGCCGGCGTACGCGAAATGACGCGTCTGTTCCCCGAACCCGACCACGAGCGGATCCGGCAGGACGCCCGTCGGCTCGCCGGCGTTCTCATCAGCCGCGGGTTGCTCTCCGCGACCGCACCGCGCGAGTCGCCGGCAAGTCTCCCGGGCGCTCCGGTGGCCTCCCCGGTCGAACCGGGCGCCGCTTCGGTGGCGGCCGTCACGGGGGACCTGGCGCCGGACCGTGGGACCGCGTGGCAGCACTGGACCCGGGCGGGACGAAGCCGCGACGACGGACCGGTGTCCTGGCGTGTCGCCGAGGCGCGGAGGGATCCCGCGGGTGAACGGACCTCCCGTGCCGGGGCGGAGGTCACCATGGCGGTCGGCCGCTTGTCGCCGCCGGGCACCGGTCGGATGGCCGCGCGGAGTGCCTTCGCCCTCGGAGTGCTCGGGTTCCTACTCGCGCTGCTGCTCATCCGGCTGCCGTTCCGCACCTTGTTGACGGTGGTGTGGTGGACGCAGCGGTACGGGTGCCGGCGGGAGGCGACCGCCGAGCACGGAGCGAAGGCCCTGGCCTCGGTGCGGCGCGCGGCGGCTCTCTACCCGGGGCGCGCCGCCTGCCTGGAGACCTCGCTCGCCACGCTCCTGACACTGGCGCTGAGCGGGCGCCGGGCGGTGTGGTGCATCGGCACCGCCGTCGACCCGTGCCGCTTCCACGCCTGGATCGAAACGGAAGGAGTTCTGATCAAGGCGGCGGACGATCACGGAATCGAGGCCTTCCGCCGGATTCTCTCCGTTTGA
- a CDS encoding albusnodin/ikarugamycin family macrolactam cyclase: MTASSVTFAAAGSSAGYGGLESGLPPGPAIAGVWPPGPGLPHPAREVWPSARLWSWGPWHGGELRTAACPGARLLTVGQCLADSGRMHQDLGRSVREGDWERLTRWPGSYLLMVLEDTGRLTALTDLAGQFPLYYTRHGDRTVLSTLATAVAAMTGRTEAFDPTALAAYLVCPAVPELAGSRTAFADVCRLGPGEALRVGPGTEALARWTYASLEPDGDACFEESADRLRESLVRATALRVRNAPRITSDFSGGMDSTSLAFLAADEAASPLDAFVYHHPKAPAGDLEHAQRFAAGTSAIRLHVTLGEDASLPYADLDARAGADQPDPAAAVAARLRLRLTDIARRGGGVHLTGEGGDALLGAPPAHLGDVPGTGGPRRLAHDALALGRLRRVSPAKVAHRALRLARTPMDRALSDLAVRLERPLPHPPQWLDAIAWWPPPGVEATWLTSRARRDLAELAAERAAQARRNGLGPSPGARAVLCELRDSAAVQTRLVEAARPFGVWTQAPFLDDEVVRAGLSLPVPHKADPYTVKPLLRAALSGAVPAALLDRRTKGDYASEDYLGLRTAVADLRVRLSQSGLADLGIVEPARVAAALDGLELGLTGPFPALNRLLGVDTWLKRRRRGEGAA; the protein is encoded by the coding sequence GTGACCGCCAGCTCCGTCACCTTCGCGGCGGCCGGCTCATCGGCAGGCTATGGAGGGCTGGAGTCCGGGCTGCCGCCCGGCCCGGCGATCGCGGGAGTCTGGCCGCCGGGTCCAGGTCTGCCGCACCCCGCCCGCGAAGTATGGCCCTCGGCCCGACTGTGGTCATGGGGCCCCTGGCACGGGGGCGAACTCCGCACGGCCGCCTGCCCCGGCGCCCGGCTGCTCACCGTAGGCCAGTGCCTGGCCGATTCCGGGCGGATGCACCAGGATCTGGGCCGCTCGGTGCGCGAGGGTGACTGGGAGAGGCTCACCCGATGGCCGGGGTCCTACCTGCTGATGGTCCTGGAGGACACCGGCCGTCTCACCGCCCTCACCGACCTGGCCGGGCAGTTCCCGCTCTACTACACGCGGCACGGCGACCGCACGGTGCTCTCCACGCTGGCGACCGCGGTGGCCGCCATGACGGGGAGGACAGAGGCCTTCGACCCGACCGCGCTGGCCGCATACCTCGTATGTCCTGCCGTACCCGAACTCGCCGGAAGTCGCACCGCGTTCGCGGATGTGTGCCGACTGGGGCCGGGCGAGGCGCTTCGCGTCGGACCCGGCACGGAGGCCCTCGCACGGTGGACCTACGCCTCCCTCGAACCCGACGGCGACGCGTGCTTCGAGGAAAGCGCCGACCGACTGCGGGAGTCCCTCGTCCGGGCGACCGCGCTCCGCGTCCGGAACGCGCCGCGGATCACGAGCGACTTCAGCGGCGGCATGGACTCCACATCCCTGGCCTTCCTCGCCGCCGACGAGGCGGCGTCCCCTCTGGACGCGTTCGTCTACCACCACCCGAAGGCTCCGGCGGGGGACCTGGAACACGCGCAGAGGTTCGCCGCGGGCACTTCCGCGATCCGACTGCACGTGACCCTCGGCGAGGACGCCTCGCTCCCCTATGCCGACCTGGACGCGCGGGCGGGTGCCGACCAGCCCGACCCGGCCGCCGCGGTTGCGGCCCGGCTGCGGCTGCGGCTGACGGACATCGCGCGCCGGGGTGGCGGCGTCCACCTGACGGGGGAGGGCGGAGACGCCCTGCTGGGTGCGCCACCCGCTCATCTGGGCGACGTGCCGGGCACAGGGGGGCCGCGCCGCCTGGCCCACGACGCACTGGCGCTCGGCAGGCTGCGCCGCGTCTCGCCGGCGAAGGTGGCCCATCGCGCCCTGCGCCTCGCCCGCACCCCCATGGACCGGGCCCTGAGCGACTTGGCCGTCCGCCTGGAACGGCCGTTGCCGCACCCGCCGCAATGGCTGGACGCCATCGCCTGGTGGCCGCCCCCCGGAGTGGAGGCCACCTGGCTCACCTCTCGGGCCCGTCGAGACCTGGCGGAGCTGGCAGCGGAGCGTGCCGCACAGGCCAGGCGCAATGGACTGGGCCCGTCCCCGGGCGCGCGAGCGGTCCTGTGCGAACTGAGGGATTCCGCGGCGGTACAGACCCGGCTGGTCGAGGCAGCACGGCCCTTCGGCGTGTGGACGCAGGCCCCCTTCCTCGACGACGAGGTCGTACGAGCCGGTTTGAGTCTGCCCGTGCCGCACAAGGCAGACCCGTACACCGTCAAGCCCCTCCTGCGCGCGGCGCTTTCCGGAGCGGTCCCCGCCGCCCTGCTCGACCGGCGTACCAAGGGGGACTACGCATCTGAGGACTACCTCGGCCTCCGAACGGCCGTGGCGGACCTGCGTGTCCGGCTGTCCCAGTCCGGCCTCGCCGACCTGGGCATCGTGGAGCCCGCGCGGGTGGCGGCCGCGCTGGACGGCCTCGAGTTGGGCCTGACCGGACCCTTCCCGGCGCTCAACCGTCTGCTGGGGGTGGATACATGGCTCAAGAGACGCCGCCGCGGCGAGGGGGCGGCATGA
- a CDS encoding lasso RiPP family leader peptide-containing protein — translation MTYEALTPYLFGTAANDCQVPRADGPVATGGAPVAPPHVYTSPALVDLGHVRDVTLGSSPSGNADANAQYYW, via the coding sequence ATGACATACGAAGCATTGACCCCGTATCTGTTTGGCACTGCCGCGAACGACTGCCAGGTACCGCGTGCCGACGGGCCGGTCGCGACCGGCGGTGCCCCGGTTGCTCCACCGCACGTCTACACGTCCCCCGCTCTGGTCGATCTCGGGCACGTCCGCGACGTGACGCTGGGCAGTTCTCCCAGCGGCAACGCCGATGCCAACGCGCAGTACTACTGGTAG
- a CDS encoding ROK family transcriptional regulator: protein MADIREFFNGLAGSPKRNENRRKVLLAVAIKADTQVGIARRTTLSAATVSTAVRELEKEGIVTNGRTDGGRAGKACLVPTDSVGVGVHLGFNHVTVVARRLDKDFDTVATRVNSEGVARGWNRARPDVADMIRDAVREAGCDLREVFSLGIAVPRMVDPRTNRFTEPVLYPWRPGDSPAGDLGGMLGVPAFIDNDANLGALAEQTYGTREHAETVVYVKVSTGVGAGIIVHNLLLRGRRGMAGELGHLTLEADGAMCQCGGRGCLETVIGAEALLKQVRVARPRSGAADFEHLEDVVRADKEGDPVCRRVIEDAGRTLGRFLAQVCNLFNPDVVVVGGQLTECDLLLAGCRETLPRFALPGAVAEASGFALELSELKTRAEAQGALVLGLRGQESFSAAG, encoded by the coding sequence ATGGCTGACATCCGCGAATTCTTCAACGGCTTAGCCGGATCACCGAAGCGCAACGAGAACCGCAGAAAAGTTCTTCTGGCAGTCGCGATCAAAGCGGACACCCAGGTCGGCATCGCCCGACGCACCACTCTCTCCGCGGCCACCGTGTCCACCGCTGTGCGGGAACTGGAGAAAGAGGGAATCGTCACCAACGGCCGGACGGACGGTGGGCGCGCGGGCAAGGCCTGTCTCGTACCGACCGATTCCGTAGGAGTGGGGGTGCATCTCGGATTCAATCACGTCACGGTGGTCGCACGCCGACTCGACAAGGACTTCGACACCGTAGCCACCCGCGTCAACTCCGAAGGGGTCGCCAGGGGCTGGAACCGCGCCAGGCCGGACGTGGCGGACATGATCCGCGACGCGGTCAGGGAGGCCGGCTGTGACCTGCGCGAGGTCTTCTCGCTCGGCATCGCCGTGCCCCGGATGGTCGATCCGCGCACCAATCGGTTCACCGAGCCGGTCCTGTATCCGTGGCGCCCCGGGGACAGCCCCGCCGGGGACCTCGGGGGCATGCTGGGCGTCCCCGCGTTCATCGACAACGACGCCAACCTCGGTGCTCTGGCCGAACAGACCTACGGTACGCGCGAACACGCCGAGACTGTCGTCTACGTCAAGGTGTCCACCGGCGTCGGGGCAGGCATCATCGTCCACAACCTCCTTCTGCGAGGACGCCGCGGAATGGCCGGGGAACTGGGACACCTCACGCTCGAGGCCGACGGGGCGATGTGTCAGTGCGGCGGACGCGGCTGCCTGGAGACCGTGATCGGGGCCGAGGCGCTCCTGAAGCAGGTGAGGGTGGCCCGGCCCAGGTCCGGCGCCGCGGATTTCGAGCACCTGGAGGACGTCGTCCGCGCCGACAAGGAGGGCGACCCGGTCTGCCGACGGGTGATCGAGGACGCGGGGCGAACCCTGGGGCGCTTCCTCGCCCAGGTGTGCAACCTCTTCAACCCGGATGTCGTCGTCGTGGGCGGTCAGCTGACGGAGTGCGACCTCCTCTTGGCCGGCTGCAGGGAGACACTGCCGCGCTTCGCTCTCCCCGGAGCCGTCGCGGAGGCCTCCGGTTTCGCTCTCGAGCTGAGCGAACTCAAGACGAGGGCCGAGGCGCAGGGGGCTCTCGTGCTGGGGCTCCGCGGCCAGGAGAGTTTCTCGGCCGCAGGATAG
- a CDS encoding NAD(P)/FAD-dependent oxidoreductase, which yields MTVTAEGPLPAHTYDVAIVGAGVVGCAVARRLAHHPRLRVALVEAQDDVGQGTSKANTAILHTGFDATPGTLEARLVREGHRLLGAYAAEAGIPVEQTGALLVAWDEEQLAALPRLAGKAERNDCTDTRLLTSAEVYAREPQLGPGALGALLVPRESVICPWTTTLAYATQAVRAGTDLHLGTAVREVERTADGHRLTTTRGILRTRYLVNAAGLHADILDRLLGHEDFTVTPRRGQLLVYDKFARPLVRHILLPAPTALGKGVLVAPTVHGNVLLGPTAEDLSDRRATESTAEGLAQLREMGRRILPALLDEEVTAVYAGLRAATEHEDYRITAHPGQAYVTVGGIRSTGLSASLAIADHVAGLLADSGLDPGAVREPDPVTMPHLGRAAPRPCRQPELVASDPEYGILVCHCEQVSRGEIRDALAATIPPRTLEGLRRRTRARAGHCQGHYCGAAVRELLERPIGVTHDGG from the coding sequence GTGACGGTCACCGCGGAAGGGCCGCTGCCCGCGCACACCTACGACGTCGCGATCGTCGGCGCCGGAGTCGTCGGCTGCGCCGTCGCCCGCCGGCTCGCCCACCACCCGCGGCTGCGCGTCGCCCTCGTGGAGGCGCAGGACGACGTCGGCCAGGGCACCTCCAAGGCCAACACCGCCATCCTGCACACCGGGTTCGACGCGACCCCCGGCACCCTGGAGGCCCGGCTCGTCCGTGAGGGGCACCGGCTGCTCGGTGCCTACGCGGCCGAGGCCGGCATCCCCGTCGAGCAGACCGGCGCCCTGCTGGTCGCGTGGGACGAGGAGCAACTGGCCGCCCTGCCCCGGCTGGCCGGGAAGGCCGAGCGCAACGACTGCACCGACACCCGCCTGCTGACCTCCGCCGAGGTGTACGCCCGCGAACCGCAACTCGGCCCCGGTGCGCTCGGCGCGCTGCTCGTCCCCCGGGAGAGCGTCATCTGCCCGTGGACGACGACCCTGGCGTACGCGACCCAGGCGGTCCGGGCCGGAACCGACCTGCACCTCGGCACCGCCGTGCGGGAGGTGGAACGGACGGCCGACGGCCACCGCCTGACCACCACCCGGGGCATCCTGCGCACCCGGTACCTGGTCAACGCGGCCGGCCTGCACGCCGACATCCTGGACCGCCTCCTCGGCCACGAGGACTTCACCGTCACGCCGCGCCGCGGCCAGCTCCTCGTCTACGACAAGTTCGCCCGCCCGCTCGTCCGGCACATCCTCCTGCCGGCGCCGACCGCGCTCGGCAAGGGCGTCCTCGTCGCCCCCACCGTCCACGGCAACGTCCTGCTCGGCCCCACCGCCGAGGACCTGTCCGACAGACGGGCCACCGAGTCGACCGCCGAAGGGCTCGCCCAGCTCCGGGAGATGGGCCGCCGCATCCTGCCCGCCCTGCTCGACGAGGAGGTCACCGCCGTCTACGCCGGGCTGCGCGCGGCCACCGAGCACGAGGACTACCGGATCACCGCGCATCCCGGGCAGGCGTACGTCACCGTCGGCGGCATCCGCTCCACCGGCCTGAGCGCCTCCCTGGCGATCGCCGACCACGTCGCCGGTCTGCTGGCCGACTCCGGCCTCGACCCCGGAGCGGTCCGGGAACCGGACCCGGTCACCATGCCCCACCTCGGCCGGGCCGCCCCACGCCCCTGCCGGCAGCCCGAACTCGTCGCCTCCGACCCGGAGTACGGCATCCTCGTCTGCCACTGCGAACAGGTATCCCGCGGCGAGATCCGCGACGCCCTCGCCGCCACGATCCCGCCCCGCACCCTGGAGGGCCTGCGCCGCCGCACCCGCGCCCGGGCGGGCCACTGCCAAGGTCACTACTGCGGAGCCGCGGTGCGGGAACTTCTCGAGCGCCCGATCGGGGTGACACATGACGGGGGGTGA